A window of Oryza glaberrima chromosome 2, OglaRS2, whole genome shotgun sequence genomic DNA:
AAAACTGGTGCAGTGGTGCTCTCTTCTTCTGGTTGAAAGGACTGGTTAAAAGGAGGGATTGTGTGCAGCAGCTGCTTGACTGATTCATTCACGCCCCATTTTTTGAGATTTGGGATGTGATTACATGAGCTTTGCTAGTGTCTAATATTGATGTTTTGAACATTGTACTCCCtgcgttccataatataagtcgtttgattttttttaggttaaacttctttaaatttaactaaatttatagaaaaatattctaatatttttaatataaaacaatcatattataaaaatatatttgatattaaatttaataaaaccaatttggtattgtagatattgctaatttttttagaaaactagaaaaaaatacccgtgcgttgcaacggatgaaggttattttaatcttattattgttatactatttagttaaggtgaaatttatTGTTGGAattcgtttggatatatatttttctacaaaatcatgagctgcaatcaagagtccgatcatctcaaattagcatgtgagttttttaaagagatataTTATACAACTccttctatatttccaaaagcgaatggATTTAAAgcccgactcaaatacgaatatgtatttccaaaatcgaacaaacttaaaaactgactcatacacggataacgtaccaaaatatcggcaaaaacatttttaatttttataatagtagagatttggtcaaacctAGAGAACTTGTACTCCAGCTAGAGACGGCCTGCTAAACTTTGACCCAAAATAAGGCTGGGCCCAGTTAAGGCCCAATCTGCCAGGCAGCCTCCCTccccgcggccggcgccgccgccgccgcgccatgcccGCCGGTGCTTCCCGACTCCGGTGACCGAATCCAGCCCGCTCTCCCGCCCGGCCTGATCCCTCGCGCTCGCCGTAGAATCATTTCCGCGCCAATGCGCGTTCTTCTCTTCCTGCCTGCTGCTCTAGGATAACCCGTCTCCACTTCCATTTGGGAACCCTAGAAGTTTATGCGGATACGGCTGACGGCCTCGGATGATCCGGTGATCTGCTGTCCAGAGGTAAATCGAGCAAAGCCAAATCCAAGCTCCTATTTCTTCACCAAAATTTCAGGGAAAATCTTGCAATTTTTCGCGACAAATTTATTGTTAGGTTAGCTTTAGTTTGCTCCACATTTTGCCCTTGGATTTCAAAGCTTAAACACAGTTGAACCGAATTGACCAAGATATAGATCATTTCGGCTTTATTAACTGCTGCTGCAGTAGTTATGTGCTCACTTTGTAATCCAACCATCCAATTGTTCAATTGCTGCTAATTAAAGTGCCAATTTATGTAGAAATAAAAGACTGAAGGATTTCGGCCTAGCTGTTCTGCATGCAAAAAACCATATCTGTAGTTTTTTCATGAGAGATCCCCAGTTATTGCTAGTGTTGATTATATTTCATCTGTAGTATAATTTACCAGACCAAAAAACATTAACTACCGAAGTACTAGCATTATTTCTGAGGGAGCAAATAACAAGCCTCCTTCAGGAGGcttttggaagaaattgataaaAAACAAGGGTAAACTAAGGTAAATACTGAAAATAAAATTGCAATGTGTTCCGACAAGATTGATTTATTGACACAGCTTTGGTGCTTCCGTTCAAAAGTCTTACATAAGTGCACTATGTAAATTTTATATCTGCAAAAAGGTGGCTTCTCTTAACACACAAACACCTTCCAATTTAATCTCTCTGCTTATGTACTTGAATGACAGGTATGCTGCGTTCAGTTATTGCTGTTGATTGATCTGGCTTAAGCTTGGGCTATAAGAAATCATCAGACCATGGCGGGAGATAGTGACAGCTATCATTGTGTCACAGGTCTTGGTTGGTTTGCTATGCTTCATTTGATACATATTGCTCTGGCTAGTCCAAATATGACCTAACTGAAGTAGAGCTAGAAAAACCTTGATAGGACAATCTGATCATATAACACCCCTACAGCAAAGAATGCACCAAAGGAAATCATAAAGACAAATGATGATACAACCTTGTCAGTATTTTGTTTTGTGGAGACAAATGGTGTTTCTGCTAAACCACAATGGCGTGCAAGCATAGGACCACACAACCTTGGGTTACCATCAAAGCTAGTACTTGGGAATGTGCTAAGCTGTCCTGCATTTGGAACTGGCCCTTCAAGGTCATTGTTAGAAATGTTGAATGCTGAAAGGAAGTGAAGTTTGTTCAGCCCATCAGGAATTGTACCAGTGAGATTATTGCTGGACAAATCAAGCACCTGTAGGTTTGTGAGCTTGTAGATTGATTCTGGTATCTCTCCAGACAATCTGTTGGAACTCAAATTGAGTAACTGGAGTGCCTTCAACTGACCAATCTCGTTTGGGATGATGCCAGTGGAATTATTGATGCCTAGATTCAGCACTTTAGGGAAAGCACTGTTTATTCGGTATTGAAGTGCATAACCTGTACAGATAGGCAGCTCAAAGACCTTTGGTGGAACATTATCTGATTTTAGCATTGGCATCTCAACTAAGGCTGATGGAATTTCCCCTGAAAGGCTGTTGTTTGAAATGTCTATATGAAACAAGAAGTTTAGGCTGCTGATCCAGTCAGGTATTGCTCCGTTTAGTTGATTGTTATATAAAGATAGCATCTCCAGATTTGTGAGCTTTGATAACCATTTAGGTATTTTTCCAGACAATGAACAATCGTTCAGGGAAAAAATCCGAAGATTTTCAAAACCATAAATCTTGTCATCCTCTGGCATGGTCTCATGCATGAAGTTGTACCCAATAAGCAAGGTGGTCAGGTTCCTGCAGCTCTGAAGTATCTGAAGTGAACCTGTGATATTTGTAAGAGAGATATCAACAAGTGATACAAATGAGAGGCACTTCAGATTGCGGATTTTCTCTGAGAGCTGGCCATGGAAGCTATTGTTAGACAGCTGCAATGCACTTAGATTTCTGCATGAGTAAATGCTTTCTGGCACTGTTCTGGTGAAATTGTTCGACATAAGATCTAAGGACTGTAAATTGCGTAATGTGGAGAAGTTGACATTGCCAAGATCTCCTGAAAAGTTGTTGCCCCCGAGGTTCATGTTCTTGAGATTTCTGCAATTTCCTACAGTTGATGGCAACTACCCGGACATGCTGTTGTATGCCAAATGGAGCTTCTCCAGTCTCTTGAGCTGACCTATCGAATTTGGGATACTTCCACTAAGCCTGTTTTGTCCAAGATCAATGGTCACTAGATTTTTAAGCTTGGTGATGCCTTTGATTGATCTTTCTAACTGATTTCTAAGAAAACAGAGGTGCTTCAAAGAGGTCAGATCAAAGAGCTCATCTGGAAGAGTCTCGGTGAGGTTGTTGTAGCTAGCGCTCAGCAGTGTCAGCTTGGAGCAATTGCTGAGTCCCACAGGGATTCTTCCACTGAATTGGTTATAGCTGAGTTCAAGCACAGCAAAAGATGGCGCGCTGGCACAGAACGAGGTTGGCATCTGCCCAGTAAATCCGTTGTTGCTGGCATTGAGCACAACCAGATTGTTCATCCTCTCCCATGTGGTTGATGGAAAATTCCCTGTAAACAAGTTGCTCGAGATATTCAATACCTGCAGCGGCCGGTCAGGGGTTGAAGATGGCAGCTCACTCAGTCCTCCTGTTAAGTAGTTAAAACTGACATCAAGGACCACGATGCTGCTGGATGACACCAGTTCCAGCGGTAAGCCACCGGACAACGAGTTGCGGGACAAGTTCAGCCTCAGCAAACCGATGAGTTCGCCAAGGGATGGTGAGATGCTCCCTTCAAGGCCGGAGAGGAACTGGAGGAGAGATTCCCTCTCCTGCTCGGTGCATGAACCGGCACGATAGACGAAGCAAAGCAGGAGTAGCAGCAGAGCTTGGCCGAAGAGAGGCATGCAGAATCTGCTATTATCTCGGTTGCTGCTTGAAGAGAGCAGTCTTGGCATTGGCTTCATTGCCATTTTTCTTGGAAACTGTCACTGGTTCGTGGGTTTGATTTTGCAGGATAGGCAGGTTAGTGTGCAAGTGCAAAACAGCAAAAGAATGTTCTGGAGCATTTATGTTGCTGAATctttccgtcaaaaaaaaatattgccgAATCAGAGAAGAAGGATGATAACTCAGTAAAGCTTCTTGGAACAGGATAGATGAGCTATAGTTGACCCAAGACCCATGCGTTTACTTGTTGCTGCCTGCTTCGGTGGTTCGGAGAAACTTATAACAAGGAATCGTATTCAAATACATGCAAGTTAGTAAGGAGTAGTTATCAGTACTAACTTTTCAAGTACTTAAGTGGAAGCGTGTTTGAGGGATGCCCCGGAGGGATTTGAACCAGTTTTTTTCTGGCTTGGTTTTATGCTTAGCTTAGGTTTGTAAATTACTCCGTACAATTTATTTCCGTTTTCTTGCCAGCCTGATGTGTGTACTGGTACAATTTGACTGGAATGCTTGCATTTGAAATGGCGTGAGTAGTTGTTGTTCATACAATTGGCTACTTGATGAGAGACAAATAGGAGTAATTCCTTGTTCCTTTGAGTATTTAGTCAGTAGACCAAGtatgctatttttcttttgatggCTTATTATTATTGCACTCGGACGTATTATCGGTTATCACGTACCGTGGGAGAAAGTACTCTCTTGAGCAGTTGTGTTTGAATGTTTCCGGTTTGACACGATCTTTTACGACGATCGTACCGCTAGTTTGGGGCGAAACATTGTACCTGCATTGCATCAGCGGGAACCAAAAGTTAAATTagaaaacttaattttagagttgagtTGATGTTTTTCATCATAGATTATTTTCTagcattgacttttaagtcgctaagaacacatgtataaaagttttaaccttatactacctccgttttttaatactccctccataccaaaatgtttgacgccgttgatcttttttaaaatgtttgaccgttcgtcttattcaaaaaatttaagtaattattaattcttttcctatcatttgatttattttattgttaaatatacttttatgtatacatatagttttacacatttcacagtttttgaataagacgaacggtcaaacatatttaaaaaagtcaacagcgtcaaacatttagagaaggagggagtatatgataccattgattttttaacaaacgtttgaccattcttcatatttaattttttgtgcaaatataaaaacaattaaGTCATGCTAGAAAAGAAcatttgacgataaatcaagtcacactaaaataaatgataattatatatatttttttaaataagacaaatgatcaagcGTATttcaaaaagtcaacagcgttatatattaataaacggaggaagtattttttttatgtcgttaATAAGTTTTACAGCTTATAATAGGTGAAACGATGTGTATGAGATTCGATGATCTTCCCTTGCACAGTTGCTCGTCGTTCAGACTTTCGGAGTGGGCACACCGATGAAAGCATGACTGACTGCCTTTCAGTGACAAACCACTGAATGTTTGAAGATCTTCAGCATTTCTCCCTTTCACCCGCAATCAGCCTTTCCTCCAACAATTGAACTGAAATGCGTCTACTAGGTGACAAGCCTCGACAAGCACAACTGATCTAACAACACCCCTACTCCAAATAAGGCACCAAATGCAATCACAAAGATGACCTTGTAACCTCCTTGTCTGCTGGAACCTTGAGGTGCATCTACTACGACTGGATCATCACAATCTTGATCTAGTATATGACCGCATAGCCTCGGATTTCCATCAAAGCTGGATCTTGGGAATGTATCCAGGTGTCCTCCAGTTGGAACCGGCCCTTGCAAGTCATTGTTGGAGACGTTGAGTTCAGAGAGGAAGTTCAGGTTGTTCAGGTCAGCTGGAATTGTACCAGTGAGATGGTTGTTGGACAGGTCTAGTATTTCCAGGTTTGTAAGATCAAGGATTGTTTCTGGAATCTCTCCATGTAGGTTGTTGTAGCCCAGAATGAGTGAGAGTAGTGCCTTCAACTGACCAAGCTCTGTTGGGATCACACCTGTTAAGTTGTTGTTTTCCAGAATCATCACTGCAGGGAAATCACTGACAGTGAAGTACTTAGGTGATGGACCAGTGTAAACAGGCAGCTCAAAGATCTTTATGTCCAAATGAGATGTAACCCTTTCTGATCTTAGCATTGGCATCTCTGTTAACTCTGCTGGGATTTCCCCTGAAAGGCTGTTGTttgataaatctagatagaaTAGGGAGTTTAAGGTGCTGATGCAAACCGGAATTGATCCACTTAAATGATTGTTAAACAAGAATAGCATCTCCAGATTCTTGAGTTTTGATATCCAAATAGGTATATTTCCAAACAGTGGACAGTTTTCCATAGCAAGAACCTTAAGATTCTCAAAACCATCGATTGTTTTGTCGTCTGAAATTTCCTCATCCCTAAAGTTGCCTCcaataagcaaggtggtgagaTCTCTAGAGCTCTTGAGGATTTGAAGtgtatttgaaatatttgtaaAAGAGTTTTCAGCAAGTGATAGGTAGGTTAGGGACTTGAGGTTGGCTATTCTGAATGAGAGCTGACCATGGAACTTGTTAAACGATAGTTGCAATGCATTCAGGTTGCTGCATGTGTACACACTCTCTGGAATTGTGCCATTGAAGCTGTTATATGAGACATGCAAAGATTTTAGACTAGACAGTTTGGAGAAGTTGACCTTGCCAAGCTCTCCACTGAAGTTGTTGCTCCCAAGATTTAatgctttgagattcgtgcagcTGCCTATAGCTGGTGTCAGCTCCCCTGCCAAGCTGTTGTGGTGCAAGTGAATCTCCTCCAACCTCTTGAGCTTCCCAATGGAATCAGGGATGTTGCCactgaacatattgaatccaaGATCAAGGACAACCAAATTCCTGAGCTTGATTATGCCTGCACCATCAAGAACTCCCTGTAAACCATTGTTAGGAAAAGAGAGGTGCTCCAGCGAGGTCACATTGAAGAGTTCATCAGGAAGAGTTCCACTGAGATTGTTGTGATCAGCCTTTAGCATTCTTAACGAAGAACAGTTGCCGATCTCCGGCGGCACATTGCCATTGAAATGGTTGTAAGAGAGGTCGAGCATGGAGAAAGAGGACGATCTGATGCAGAAGAAGGTTGGCATCGGCCCAGTGAAACTGTTGTTGCTGGCGTTGAGCACAACCAGATTCTCCATCTCCTTCCATGAGCTGGACAGAAACCGTCCTGAAAACGAGTTGCTGGAGACGTTGATCACCTGAATGCGGCGACCGGAagccgaagacgacgacgacgacggcgaatcTAGCAGGTCTCCATTGAGGAGGTTGAAGCTGATGTCAAGGATGACGATGCTGTCTGACGACATTATTTCTGCAGGTAATCCACCGGACAGTGAGTTGTGCGACAGGTTCAGACGCTGCAAACCTGGTAGCCTGCCAAGAGCAGGTGATATGCTGCCTTCGAGTTTCTTGGAGGCCAGCAAGACGTCTGTGATTGTGACGGCCTTGCtggccgtgctgctgctgctgctgctgctgcaggtgaTGCCTTCCCATGAGCAGCAATCTGTGCCGTGCCTCCACGATGCGGCAAGGCCACCATGGCCATCTTGCGAGAGCCCAGCCAAGAACTGGAGGAGACAGTTTCTCTCATGGTCCGTGCAGCAGCTGATTGAAGATGCAGAGAACAGGATCAGCGCAAGAACGAGGCAGAGATTAGGCATGGTCAATttgctgttgttgctgctgctgctggatgcGAAGTAACTTTGGAATTAATGAAATTAAATGCATATGGTTGTCTCCTGCAATCATCAAGAAGAACATGTGTTCAAGCTTAAATGCTTAGGAAAAATATCAATCGAGAGAAAGGAGTACCAGTCAAGACTCAAGAGTCCTCACAGACAAGGTACCAGTCAAGAATCAAGACTTGGATGCTCCTCTGGTCACATCCATATGTGGATCTTTCGCTTAATTCATCGTTTCTTTTGTCTTTCCCATCATTTCTCTGCTACTGCAAGAAGACCAGTTTTAGTTGCAGTGAAATCAAAGTGTGAATCAGAGGGGAGAAAACGATTTCAGTCGTCTGATTCTGAAAATCATAATGGTTCAGTTCAGTACACCCGTAGCTTGCAGAGAttggattttaaactctcggATGTCCCCTCATTATTTGTATGTCACTTaaatagttttgaaaaaaaattaaaagtattaaaaatATGTACTAACATGCGATctatcactccataaacatgcaacttaaaattcaacttctacatgttgcaataaaaaatacaaattttgcCACAAGTGTCAACCACCGGCGCCAACTCAATCccgaaaagaagagaaagaagagggtCCCACTTGTCACATCAGTCAAAGCTGGTCACTATACTGCGAAGGATTAAAATTGGCACGGTATTATGAGTTGGAAGATGGGCTATAACTGGTATTTAAGTTCATGGATGACTTTCAGACTTGGCTATAGAGTGAGGGagctaaagtaaacttatttccCGGGCATTTCGATTCATATGCGACCCGTTTCGATTTCCTGCGGCAATTGAGTATTGAAAGGCCCAACCAGAAAACATTTCCCACAGGcgtccgtctcctcctcctcgtcgtcgtctccacggcgacagcgccgccgcctcttcggcCGGCGGGGACTCTCGAGTAAGGCTTCCGCGTCGCCATCAGTACCCCCAATCGGGTACGCACTTCGCAACGCGCCGCCATCTCTTCTCTATTACTACTCTTCTCTGCGTGTGAATCTGAACAGGACGagtttcttttattattattatttcttcttGGTTTACCTCAATCTTTTGTACAATGCTGATGATAATAAAACTAGTAGCACACGATTCTCAAATTGTATATACTCTCTCAAAGTACAAATGATTTTGCCGAATTAAAGTACTGACCATCTTTCAGAATGCTCATTCTGCACACCTGAGTTGTGTCAACTGAATGATGGTCTttaactaaggccctgtttgtttcaacttatgattattataatctagattattaagccagattactataagctggattataataagctagcATAGAATAAactgtgagttgtttgtttgtctggattattgaaggcatggattattgggtttgaatggctaaagtctataatgccctcagctatctgttcggttgatggcataggtgggtaatttttctcaagtatgtaggggtagtgggtctttagccactcaataatctgaaaaaagctcctctagagcagcttatcagattataataatctggcttatagattataataatctactataataatctatttgtttgtttcagcttactcctaataagctagattataataatcctaagctgaatcaaacaagGCCTAAATAGGTAAATTTATTGACCCAAATCATCTTATGCTCATATCAGAATTGAAGAAACCCTAGCCTGGATAGTAACATCTGATCTAACAGCACACCAAGTGCAAAGAACAAGCCCACTGTGATGCCAAAGATGTTGACACTGAAGTTATATGCGTAAAATCCAGGCGTGGGAATAGCTTTTGCTGAATTACACTGGCGACTGATCATAGGACCACATAGCTTTGGATTACCATCAAAGCTTGAATTATCAAATGTACCGAACTGGCCTCCAGTTGGAATAGGTCCTTCCAGGTCATTGTTGGAAACATTGAATGCAGAAAGGAAGTGTAGCTTGCTCAGTTCTGAAGGGATTGTACCTGTTAGATTGTTGTTAGACAAGTCTAGCATCTCCAGGTCGGTGAGGTTGCAGATTTCTTGTGGGATTTCCCCAGAGAAACTATTGTAGCTCAAATCAAGCATATCGAGTGCCTTCAGCTGACCAATCTCTGGAGGGATCACACCTGTAAAGCCATTTCTGCCTATATTTAGTGTTGCTGGTCCCATCAGTAATTGATGCCTTGAACCGCTGCAAACAATTATTTTAGAGACCCTTTCATTTAGAATAGATACCATCTTCTTTGATTTAAGCACTGGCAACTGTATTAATGTTGTTAGAATTTCCCCtgtaaaattattatttgttaTGTCTAGGTGGAGGAGGAAGTTGAGGTTTTTGATCCATACAGGTACTGATCCAGTTAATTGGTTGTCATATAAATGTAACTTCTCCAAATTTGTGAGCTTCGATAGCCAGACAGGCATTTTTCCATATAACGAGGACCCACTTATTGAGAGATGCTGTAGATTTTCAAAACCATCAATTGTTTCTTCCTCTGGCAATACCTCATTCTTGAAGTTCCCTCCAATAAGTAGCATTTTTAACTTTCTGAAGGTCTTGAAGATGTGAAGTGCACTTCTGATATTAGTAAAAGCATTATCAGCAACTGATAAGAAGACGAGAGACCTCAGTCTATTCATTGTCTGTGAGAACTCCCCATGAAAATTGTTCCTTGCAATTCTCAGGACAATCAAATTGGTGCATGCATAAATGCTGTCTGGAACTGTACCACTGAAGTTGTTCACAAGAAGATCAATTGTCGTTAGATTAGATAGGCTGGAAAAGTCGATCTTGCCAAGTTCTCCACTGAGGTTGTTGAACTTGAGGTCAAggattttgagatttgtgcAGTTGCCTAGAGTTGATGGCAGCTCCCCATACAACTTGTTCTCACCCAAACGGAATTCCTCCAATCTCTTGAGCTGACCTATGGATTTGGGTATTTTGCCACTAAACATATTCTGTTCGAGATCAAGGATTGACAGTTTGCTGAGTTTTATAATATTGGCATCATCAAGTACTCCATTAAGAAAATTGTCTGGGAAAGAAAGGTACTCCAACGATGAAGCGTTGAATAGTTCATCTGGGAGGGCACCATGGAAGTTGTTGTGACCACCCTTGAGCACTCTAAGCATGGAGCAATTGCTTATGTCTAGGGGTATGCTGCCACCAAATTGATTGAAAGAGAGGTCGAGCACAGCAAAGGATGGTGCATTGATGCACAAAGAACTCGGTATCTGTCCTACACAGCTGTTGTTGCTGGCATTAAGAGCCACCAGATTGTTCATCACCTTCCATGTGGTGGATGGAAATTGCCCTGCAAACAAGTTGCTTGAAATGTTCAGTACCTGCAGAGGCCGGATAGTTGTATGAGCTGAGAGCTCTTTCAAAGCTCCACTCAAGTGATTGAAGCTGACATCAAGGATGACGATGCTGCTCGACGACACCAACTCCTCCAATGGAAGTTCACCGGACAGCGAATTGTGTGACAGGTTCAGGTGGAGCAGGCCAGTGAGGTTGCCAAGGTATGGTGAGATGTGCCCTTCAAGGCCCTTAGATGCCAGCGAAATTTCGGTGATCGTTGCATCTGTGCCGCAGGTGATCCCTTCCCATGTGCAGCAATCTGTGTCATTCCGCCATGACACGGCGAGGCCACCGTCCTCCGAGAGGCCAGCGAGGAACTGGAGGAGGAAGCTCTTCTCCTGATCTGTGCAGGAGCCGGTGGAAGAGGCTAAACACAGTAGTAGCACAACAACAAACCCAAGTAAATCGGTGGGTAatttgctgctgcttctgctgcatGGAAACTGGGAAGGTCTCAtgatggatcttttttttttatcagattGAGTATAGTCTGGAACTCTGGATAAATCAATATGCAGTAGTGGGCATTATAAGGCCAGAAAATCTGAAAGGAGCTGCCGTGAAGTCTTTGCTGACTGCAGTTACTGGCTGAGTGACTGGTCATCACAAAGACAATTCAGAGGTGAATAAGAGCCACCACCTGCAATGCCTTTTTTCTATCAATGGTCCACGGACAATTGTTCATAGATTGAGCAGACAGTAACAACATGAATCGCCTGCAGTTCTGCAAAACGGTGGCAGAGATGATTACTCAAATGCAGCAGGAAAGTAGAGAAAATTTCAATGGTCTAGACATGTGCATATCCTGGAACATATGAACAGGATCTTCAACTGCCATCAAGGTCAAACTGCACATTTCGACTGTGTGAGGGAGCCTTTCTTTCCTAGCTGCTTCTGGAGGATAAGAAGTTGATAGAAGTATGAAAAGTCCTGGTAGCCTCCTGTTGTCATCTTTACCGGTCTTCAGCCGTCAAGACTCGGGAACAAATATCACCTAAGCTCTTCTCTCACTTTGCTTTTTTCCCCTTGTGTTGATTGAAGGCGTAAAACTGAAGGTGCTAGCAACAAATTTTGGTACATCGCATCTTGTCAGCAAGCATGCAGCTTGACCGTTTCTTTGCTTTTGCTGATCTACAACAAAAGATACCTCTTGAAAGGTGTACTTAAGTATTGTTATAGGTATTTAGGTGGAAAGAGTAAAATGATAAATTAGGCTGGAGAGAGAAAATAGTACAACAGTCTTGAAAATAGCATTAGCATCAGTACCGCATCGGTACAACTCCCAGTAGCGATTTTCTTGGCGTGATTTTCTCTACTGGCATAAATTACATGATTTTCCTTTATTTATATTGTGTTCCTAGATGAGCATAAAACTTAGTTTGGTTCTccggtccccccccccccccccccaaaaaaaaaaaagaccaatacTATCTACGAACTTGGACATATATGTATCCAGGTTCGTAGTTaggaattcgtttttttttgacagagtagTACCTCATTCAATAATCTCGTCCACTACATTATTTGTGTTCCAAGAGCATCATCAGTAAAGGTATCACCAATATTTGTGTGGTTCTTTGGAGATTTATTCTTTTTGAAGATCATAGTCAGTTAAAATATCATTGATCCTAAGAAGGAGACCCATCCTGAATCAGACTCTTATCGGCACTAATAGATAGCCTTTTTATCACGTAAATGAGTAACCAACTACGTCACTAATCAGTACAAAACTTACCGCCTCCCACTTGTAACCCAAGGCGGCGCTTCTCCCTGTAATATGCATCCATCTTATAGAACACATCAAACTCTAGGtaggagatgaagaag
This region includes:
- the LOC127762726 gene encoding receptor-like protein 2 codes for the protein MRPSQFPCSRSSSKLPTDLLGFVVVLLLCLASSTGSCTDQEKSFLLQFLAGLSEDGGLAVSWRNDTDCCTWEGITCGTDATITEISLASKGLEGHISPYLGNLTGLLHLNLSHNSLSGELPLEELVSSSSIVILDVSFNHLSGALKELSAHTTIRPLQVLNISSNLFAGQFPSTTWKVMNNLVALNASNNSCVGQIPSSLCINAPSFAVLDLSFNQFGGSIPLDISNCSMLRVLKGGHNNFHGALPDELFNASSLEYLSFPDNFLNGVLDDANIIKLSKLSILDLEQNMFSGKIPKSIGQLKRLEEFRLGENKLYGELPSTLGNCTNLKILDLKFNNLSGELGKIDFSSLSNLTTIDLLVNNFSGTVPDSIYACTNLIVLRIARNNFHGEFSQTMNRLRSLVFLSVADNAFTNIRSALHIFKTFRKLKMLLIGGNFKNEVLPEEETIDGFENLQHLSISGSSLYGKMPVWLSKLTNLENCCTDHERNCLLQFLAGLSQDGHGGLAASWRHGTDCCSWEGITCSSSSSSSTASKAVTITDVLLASKKLEGSISPALGRLPGLQRLNLSHNSLSGGLPAEIMSSDSIVILDISFNLLNGDLLDSPSSSSSSASGRRIQVINVSSNSFSGRFLSSSWKEMENLVVLNASNNSFTGPMPTFFCIRSSSFSMLDLSYNHFNGNVPPEIGNCSSLRMLKADHNNLSGTLPDELFNVTSLEHLSFPNNGLQGVLDGAGIIKLRNLVVLDLGFNMFSGNIPDSIGKLKRLEEIHLHHNSLAGELTPAIGSCTNLKALNLGSNNFSGELGKVNFSKLSSLKSLHVSYNSFNGTIPESVYTCSNLNALQLSFNKFHGQLSFRIANLKSLTYLSLAENSFTNISNTLQILKSSRDLTTLLIGGNFRDEEISDDKTIDGFENLKVLAMENCPLFGNIPIWISKLKNLEMLFLFNNHLSGSIPVCISTLNSLFYLDLSNNSLSGEIPAELTEMPMLRSERVTSHLDIKIFELPVYTGPSPKYFTVSDFPAVMILENNNLTGVIPTELGQLKALLSLILGYNNLHGEIPETILDLTNLEILDLSNNHLTGTIPADLNNLNFLSELNVSNNDLQGPVPTGGHLDTFPRSSFDGNPRLCGHILDQDCDDPVVVDAPQGSSRQGGYKVIFVIAFGALFGVGVLLDQLCLSRLVT